One genomic segment of Methanothermobacter wolfeii includes these proteins:
- the rpoA1 gene encoding DNA-directed RNA polymerase subunit A', whose product MRGILKKISQINFGLMSPEDIRKMSVAQIVTPDTYDEDGYPIENGLMDPRLGVIDPSLRCRSCGAKGGECPGHFGSINLARPVIHVGFADTIHKILRSICRKCSRILLTETEIQDYRQRILEAMEREESLTPIIKEIYAEARRDRCPHCEEEQEEIKLDKPVSIVEGDYKLTPSEVRERLERITDNDSLLLGVNPEVARPEWMVLTVLPVPPVTVRPSITLETGERSEDDLTHKLVDILRINQRLKENMEAGAPQLIVEDLWELLQYHVTTYFDNEASGVPPARHRSGRPLKTLAQRLKGKEGRFRSNLSGKRVNFSARTVISPDPNISINEVGVPELIAKEVTVPVYVTEWNIDRMKEYIENGPDVHPGANYVIRPDGRKIRIYNETKDVVLENLKPGYIVERHLKDGDIVLFNRQPSLHRMSMMAHEVRVLPYKTFRLNLCVCPPYNADFDGDEMNMHVFQTEESRAEAKTLMRVQEHILSPRFGGPIIGGIHDHISGAYLLTRKKAVFSEEQAFQILKKAGLPLPDREGREWTGKEIFSMVLPDDLNMVYRAEICRKCDECLEMDCENDAYVVIENGQLVTGVIDEKAYGAFAGKILDQIVKEYGSEAAREFLDSATKLAIAGIMHAGFTTSTNDEEIPEEARERIEAHLRNAEARVDQLIEAYENGELEPHPGRSLEETLEMKIMQVLGEARDKSGEIVESYFDMDENHAVIMALTGARGSMLNLTQITACVGQQSVRGGRITRGYDNRTLPHFKKGELGAKSRGFVHSSYKEGLDPIEFFFHAMGGREGLVDTAIRTAQSGYMQRRLVNALQDLTVDENGRVVDNRGVIIQTRFGEDGVDPAKSDYGKIVDLDKLVQEIRLKSGK is encoded by the coding sequence TTGAGAGGAATTTTAAAGAAAATTTCCCAGATAAACTTTGGGCTCATGTCCCCTGAGGATATAAGGAAGATGTCCGTGGCCCAGATAGTGACACCGGACACCTATGACGAGGACGGGTACCCCATCGAGAACGGACTCATGGATCCAAGGTTAGGGGTTATAGATCCAAGTCTGAGGTGCAGAAGCTGCGGTGCCAAGGGTGGTGAGTGCCCCGGGCACTTTGGAAGCATAAACCTTGCAAGGCCCGTGATCCATGTTGGTTTTGCAGACACCATACACAAGATACTCAGATCCATCTGCAGGAAATGCAGCAGGATACTCCTGACGGAAACAGAAATCCAGGACTACCGGCAGAGGATACTTGAAGCCATGGAGAGGGAGGAAAGCCTCACACCCATAATAAAGGAGATATACGCAGAGGCAAGACGTGACAGGTGCCCCCACTGTGAGGAGGAACAGGAAGAAATAAAACTTGACAAACCGGTTTCAATCGTTGAGGGCGACTACAAGCTAACACCAAGTGAAGTCAGGGAGCGCCTTGAGAGGATAACCGACAATGATTCCCTTCTCCTCGGAGTCAACCCGGAGGTTGCAAGACCCGAATGGATGGTCCTCACCGTACTCCCGGTCCCCCCGGTTACCGTGAGACCATCAATCACCCTGGAGACAGGTGAAAGGTCAGAGGACGACCTCACCCATAAACTCGTTGATATCCTCAGGATAAACCAGCGCCTCAAGGAGAACATGGAAGCCGGAGCGCCCCAGCTCATCGTTGAGGACCTCTGGGAGCTCCTCCAGTACCATGTGACAACCTACTTCGACAACGAGGCATCAGGAGTGCCGCCTGCAAGGCACAGGTCAGGAAGGCCCCTCAAGACCCTGGCCCAGAGACTGAAGGGTAAGGAGGGTCGTTTCAGGAGCAACCTTTCAGGTAAAAGGGTTAACTTCTCAGCCCGTACAGTCATATCCCCTGACCCCAACATAAGCATAAACGAGGTGGGCGTCCCTGAACTGATAGCAAAGGAGGTCACGGTACCGGTCTATGTCACCGAGTGGAACATAGACCGCATGAAGGAGTACATAGAAAACGGACCGGACGTCCACCCCGGCGCAAACTACGTTATAAGACCCGACGGCCGGAAGATAAGGATCTACAATGAGACAAAGGATGTTGTGCTGGAAAACCTCAAACCCGGCTACATAGTTGAAAGGCACCTCAAGGACGGGGACATAGTGCTCTTCAACCGTCAGCCATCACTCCACAGGATGTCAATGATGGCCCATGAGGTCAGGGTCCTCCCCTACAAGACCTTCCGTCTAAACCTCTGCGTCTGCCCCCCATACAACGCTGACTTTGACGGTGACGAGATGAACATGCACGTGTTCCAGACAGAGGAGTCCCGTGCAGAGGCCAAGACCCTCATGCGTGTCCAGGAGCATATCCTTTCACCAAGGTTCGGCGGACCCATCATCGGGGGTATACACGACCATATCTCAGGAGCATACCTCCTCACAAGGAAAAAGGCTGTTTTCAGTGAGGAGCAGGCCTTCCAGATCCTCAAGAAGGCAGGGCTCCCCCTCCCCGACAGGGAGGGCCGCGAGTGGACAGGTAAGGAAATATTCAGCATGGTCCTCCCGGACGACCTCAACATGGTTTACCGTGCGGAGATCTGCAGGAAATGTGACGAATGCCTTGAGATGGACTGTGAAAACGACGCCTACGTTGTCATAGAGAACGGTCAGCTGGTAACAGGTGTCATTGACGAGAAGGCCTACGGAGCATTTGCAGGTAAGATACTTGACCAGATAGTGAAGGAGTATGGAAGCGAAGCCGCCAGGGAATTCCTCGACTCCGCCACAAAACTGGCTATTGCCGGTATAATGCATGCAGGTTTCACCACCAGTACCAACGATGAGGAGATCCCTGAGGAGGCCAGGGAACGCATAGAAGCCCATCTCAGGAATGCCGAGGCCCGTGTAGACCAGCTCATCGAGGCATATGAGAACGGTGAACTCGAACCCCACCCCGGAAGGAGCCTTGAGGAAACCCTCGAGATGAAGATAATGCAGGTCCTCGGTGAGGCCAGGGACAAGTCAGGGGAGATTGTAGAGAGCTACTTTGACATGGACGAGAACCACGCGGTTATAATGGCACTTACAGGTGCAAGGGGTTCCATGCTTAACCTGACGCAGATAACCGCATGTGTCGGTCAGCAGTCTGTCCGTGGTGGTCGTATAACAAGGGGGTACGACAACAGGACGCTTCCCCACTTCAAGAAGGGAGAACTCGGTGCTAAGTCACGTGGATTCGTGCACTCAAGTTACAAGGAGGGACTCGACCCCATTGAATTCTTCTTCCATGCCATGGGTGGAAGGGAAGGTCTTGTGGACACCGCCATCCGTACAGCCCAGAGCGGTTACATGCAGAGGCGTCTTGTGAACGCCCTCCAGGACCTCACGGTGGATGAGAATGGAAGGGTCGTTGACAACAGGGGAGTTATCATACAGACCCGCTTCGGTGAGGATGGCGTGGACCCGGCGAAGAGTGATTACGGTAAGATAGTTGACCTTGACAAACTCGTGCAGGAGATAAGGCTTAAATCAGGGAAGTGA
- the rpoA2 gene encoding DNA-directed RNA polymerase subunit A'' gives MQDVIKKIEDYSSRNGIMLPDPVTEYVAGIAEEEKLKDPELHDLVRLFSRICERNRGLEGEELLKAVEDEYLRILKVRELVKRKRAKFPPRLIEEIAEAIKRHGLSDDELDELVRGVRRAYERAMVEAGEAVGTVAAQSVGEPGTQMTMRTFHYAGVAELNVTLGLPRLIEIVDARKKISTPTMSIYFEGDRKYDEEFVRKKANKIGKSTLNDVLKNFSIQYADMSVEAELDDEKIREKHLEYDDIIAKVEKTFKKVEIDNNILRFEPPKPTIRELRLLADKVRKLQISGVKNIGKVVIRKEDDEWVIHTEGSNLGAVLKEEGVDKVRTTTNDIHEIETVLGIEAARNAIIHEAKRTMEEQGLTVDIRHIMLVADMMTADGSVKSIGRHGISGEKASVLARASFEETGKHLLRASIRGEVDHLTGIIENIIIGQPIPLGTGSVSVIMKK, from the coding sequence GTGCAGGACGTTATTAAAAAGATAGAGGATTACTCCTCCAGGAACGGGATTATGCTCCCGGACCCTGTCACCGAATACGTGGCAGGGATTGCTGAGGAGGAAAAACTGAAGGACCCCGAGCTCCATGACCTTGTAAGGCTCTTCAGCAGGATATGTGAGAGAAACAGGGGCCTTGAAGGAGAAGAACTGTTAAAGGCCGTGGAGGATGAATACCTCAGGATACTGAAGGTCAGGGAGCTCGTCAAAAGGAAGAGGGCCAAGTTCCCCCCGAGGCTCATTGAAGAGATAGCTGAAGCAATTAAAAGGCACGGCCTCAGTGACGATGAACTCGATGAACTTGTAAGGGGTGTCAGAAGGGCCTATGAACGTGCCATGGTTGAGGCCGGTGAAGCCGTTGGTACAGTGGCCGCCCAGTCAGTCGGTGAACCAGGTACCCAGATGACGATGCGTACCTTCCACTATGCAGGGGTGGCTGAGCTCAACGTTACACTTGGTCTCCCCAGGCTCATCGAGATAGTGGATGCCAGGAAGAAGATATCCACCCCAACAATGAGCATATACTTTGAAGGCGACAGGAAATACGATGAGGAGTTCGTGAGGAAAAAGGCCAACAAGATAGGTAAGAGCACCCTCAACGATGTCCTTAAAAATTTCAGCATCCAGTATGCCGACATGTCAGTTGAAGCAGAGCTGGATGATGAGAAAATCCGTGAAAAACACCTTGAATATGATGATATAATAGCCAAGGTGGAAAAAACTTTTAAGAAAGTAGAAATAGATAACAACATACTGAGATTTGAACCCCCCAAGCCAACCATAAGGGAGCTCAGACTGCTTGCAGATAAAGTAAGGAAACTCCAGATAAGCGGGGTTAAAAATATAGGCAAGGTGGTTATCCGTAAAGAGGATGATGAATGGGTAATCCATACAGAGGGTTCAAACCTTGGAGCTGTTCTTAAAGAAGAGGGTGTGGATAAGGTCAGGACGACCACCAACGACATTCATGAGATAGAAACAGTCCTTGGTATAGAGGCAGCCAGAAACGCGATAATTCACGAAGCAAAGAGAACCATGGAGGAACAGGGTCTCACCGTGGACATAAGACATATAATGCTCGTTGCAGATATGATGACTGCCGATGGTTCTGTCAAGTCCATTGGAAGACATGGTATTAGCGGTGAGAAAGCGAGCGTCCTTGCAAGGGCTTCTTTTGAAGAAACCGGGAAACACCTTCTAAGAGCAAGTATCAGGGGAGAGGTCGATCATCTCACCGGTATTATAGAGAACATTATTATAGGGCAACCTATACCCCTGGGTACAGGTTCCGTTAGTGTTATAATGAAAAAATAG
- a CDS encoding 50S ribosomal protein L30e, whose amino-acid sequence MDIDRGIRVAVDTGNVILGSKETVQNLKLGKGRLVVMASNIPEDLKEDIEYYAGLSEIPVYTHEGTSVELGSVCGKPFTVGALLIKDPGDSTILEIVG is encoded by the coding sequence ATGGACATAGATAGAGGAATACGAGTCGCTGTAGATACTGGTAATGTTATTCTTGGATCAAAGGAGACAGTCCAGAACCTTAAACTGGGTAAAGGAAGACTGGTTGTAATGGCCAGTAACATTCCAGAGGACCTGAAGGAGGATATAGAATACTATGCTGGTCTATCAGAGATTCCAGTTTACACTCATGAAGGCACCAGTGTCGAATTAGGCTCTGTATGCGGTAAACCATTCACCGTGGGTGCCCTCCTCATCAAGGACCCCGGTGATTCAACAATACTGGAAATTGTGGGGTAG
- a CDS encoding NusA-like transcription termination signal-binding factor gives MTIKFTTNEIRYIALFESMTGAMVKDCIVDDDSGRITFLVKKGDMGLAIGKKGSTVAKVQKAVDKGVEVIEHSNDPVEFIKNLMAPAKVRSIRILQKENGEKIATVETDPKNKRIAIGRGGQNIERARLLARRQHNISNIIIK, from the coding sequence GTGACCATCAAATTCACCACCAACGAGATAAGGTACATTGCACTATTTGAAAGCATGACCGGTGCAATGGTAAAGGACTGCATCGTTGACGACGATAGCGGCAGGATAACATTCCTTGTTAAGAAGGGAGATATGGGTCTTGCCATCGGTAAAAAGGGAAGCACAGTTGCCAAGGTTCAGAAGGCCGTTGACAAGGGCGTTGAGGTTATCGAACACTCAAACGACCCTGTGGAGTTCATAAAGAACCTCATGGCACCTGCAAAGGTGAGGAGCATAAGGATACTCCAGAAGGAGAACGGTGAAAAAATAGCCACAGTAGAAACCGATCCCAAAAACAAGAGAATCGCCATTGGAAGGGGCGGGCAGAACATTGAAAGGGCCAGACTACTGGCCAGGAGACAGCATAACATAAGCAACATAATAATAAAATAA
- a CDS encoding 30S ribosomal protein S12 produces MPGLFAAKKLKSKRQNFRWKDTHYKRRSLRLDVKTDPLEGAPQARGIVIEKVGIEAKQPNSAIRKCVRVQLIKNGKQITAFAPGDGAIGFIDEHDEVVVEGIGGPSGRSMGDIPGVRWKVTKVNNVSLQEMVKGKIEKPVR; encoded by the coding sequence TTGCCAGGACTTTTCGCAGCAAAAAAGCTCAAGAGTAAAAGACAGAATTTTAGATGGAAGGACACACATTACAAGAGAAGATCACTGCGCCTTGACGTGAAGACAGACCCCCTTGAAGGAGCACCTCAGGCAAGGGGCATCGTAATAGAAAAGGTGGGTATAGAGGCAAAACAGCCCAACTCAGCCATAAGGAAGTGTGTGAGGGTTCAGCTCATAAAGAACGGGAAGCAGATCACGGCCTTCGCACCTGGAGACGGCGCCATTGGTTTTATCGATGAACACGACGAGGTCGTTGTTGAAGGAATAGGAGGACCATCAGGGAGGTCCATGGGCGACATCCCTGGTGTTCGATGGAAGGTTACGAAGGTTAACAACGTGTCCCTCCAGGAAATGGTTAAAGGAAAAATAGAAAAACCAGTGAGGTAA
- the rpsG gene encoding 30S ribosomal protein S7: protein MSLVFDRWELNEVKVEDMGLAKYICLDDILVPHTMGRHVKRQFAKSKVSIVERLINKVMRTERNSGKKNKAYKIVQEAFEIINRRTKENPVQILVKAVENTSPREETTRIKYGGIGYQVAVDISPQRRVDLSLGFITKGAMQAAFKNKKSIEECLANEIMLAADYDTRSFAIQKKEEKERIARSAH from the coding sequence ATGAGTTTAGTTTTTGACAGATGGGAACTTAACGAGGTGAAGGTCGAAGACATGGGCCTCGCCAAGTACATATGCCTTGATGATATCCTCGTCCCCCACACCATGGGAAGGCACGTGAAGAGACAGTTTGCAAAGTCAAAGGTCTCAATCGTCGAGAGACTCATAAACAAGGTTATGAGGACCGAGAGAAATTCAGGTAAAAAGAACAAGGCCTACAAGATAGTCCAGGAGGCCTTCGAAATAATAAACCGGAGGACAAAGGAGAACCCTGTTCAGATCCTTGTGAAGGCCGTTGAAAACACATCCCCCAGGGAGGAGACAACAAGGATCAAGTACGGTGGTATAGGGTACCAGGTTGCAGTGGACATATCCCCCCAGAGAAGGGTGGACCTATCCCTTGGATTCATAACCAAGGGCGCCATGCAGGCAGCATTCAAGAACAAGAAATCCATAGAGGAATGCCTTGCAAATGAAATCATGCTGGCTGCAGACTACGATACAAGGAGCTTCGCAATCCAGAAGAAGGAAGAGAAAGAAAGGATAGCCAGATCCGCACATTAA
- a CDS encoding elongation factor EF-2, which yields MSRRAKMISKIKELMYQPDYIRNIGIVAHIDHGKTTLSDNLLAGAGMISAELAGDQRFLDFDEQEQARGITIDAANVSMVHSYEGNEYLINLIDTPGHVDFGGDVTRAMRAVDGAVVVVCAVEGIMPQTETVLRQALKENVRPVLFINKVDRLINELKLDANELQERFIKIIANANKLIKNMAPEEFREKWQVRVEDGSVAFGSAYHNWAINVPIMQETGINFNDIYKYCKEDNQKELAQKVPLHQVILGMVVEHLPSPAESQAYRVPIIWSGDLESEEGQAMLKTDPDGPLAVMVTDVSIDKHAGEVATGRVYGGAIEKGSEVFLVGSHSKARVQQVGVYMGPERVNTDKVPAGNIVAITGAKNAVAGETICDVGRKIKAFEGLEHISEPVVTVAVEAKNTKDLPKLIEVLRQVGKEDPTVRVEINEETGEHLISGMGELHLEIIAYRINEKGVEIETSEPIVVYRETVSGTAGPVEGKSPNKHNRFYIEIEPVEESVMKAIQEGKIKEGRVKGKEMAKTFIEAGMDKEEARRVWDVYEKTLFINMTRGIQYLDEIKELLMDGFESAMDNGPIAKEKVMGVKIKLMDAKIHEDAVHRGPAQVLPAIRKGIFGAMMSAEPTILEPIQKVFINVPQDYMGSATREIQNRRGQIVNMTQEGDMVTVESTVPVAEMFGFAGDIRSATEGRCLWSTENAGFEKLPNELQHTIIREVRTRKGLSPEPYKADHYLG from the coding sequence GTGAGCAGACGTGCAAAAATGATTAGCAAGATTAAGGAGCTCATGTACCAGCCGGACTATATCCGTAACATCGGTATAGTGGCCCACATTGACCATGGGAAAACAACACTCTCAGACAACCTCCTGGCTGGTGCAGGGATGATCTCAGCTGAACTGGCAGGGGATCAGCGTTTCCTTGACTTCGATGAACAGGAACAGGCAAGGGGTATAACCATTGACGCTGCAAACGTATCAATGGTCCACTCCTACGAGGGAAATGAGTACCTAATAAACCTTATAGACACTCCAGGTCACGTTGACTTTGGAGGAGACGTTACAAGGGCAATGAGGGCCGTGGATGGAGCAGTAGTTGTTGTATGTGCAGTTGAGGGTATAATGCCCCAGACAGAAACCGTGCTGAGACAGGCCCTCAAGGAAAACGTAAGACCGGTCCTCTTCATAAACAAGGTGGACAGGCTTATAAATGAACTTAAACTGGATGCCAATGAACTCCAGGAGAGGTTCATAAAGATAATTGCAAACGCTAACAAACTCATCAAGAACATGGCCCCTGAGGAATTCAGGGAGAAATGGCAGGTGCGTGTTGAGGACGGAAGTGTTGCATTCGGTTCCGCATACCACAACTGGGCTATAAACGTTCCAATAATGCAGGAAACCGGTATAAACTTCAATGACATCTACAAGTACTGTAAGGAGGATAACCAGAAAGAACTGGCCCAGAAGGTCCCGCTGCACCAGGTCATCCTTGGAATGGTCGTTGAGCACCTCCCAAGCCCTGCAGAGTCCCAGGCCTACAGGGTGCCCATCATATGGTCCGGTGACCTTGAAAGTGAGGAAGGTCAGGCCATGCTCAAAACAGACCCTGATGGCCCCCTTGCAGTGATGGTGACAGACGTAAGTATTGACAAGCACGCAGGGGAAGTTGCAACAGGCCGTGTCTACGGTGGTGCCATAGAGAAGGGAAGCGAAGTCTTCCTTGTGGGTTCACACAGCAAGGCACGTGTACAGCAGGTCGGAGTCTACATGGGGCCTGAAAGGGTTAACACGGATAAGGTCCCTGCAGGTAACATCGTTGCAATAACAGGTGCAAAGAATGCCGTTGCAGGGGAGACCATCTGCGACGTCGGAAGGAAGATAAAAGCCTTCGAGGGTCTTGAACACATCTCAGAACCCGTTGTTACAGTTGCGGTTGAAGCCAAGAACACCAAGGACCTGCCAAAACTCATAGAGGTGCTTAGACAGGTGGGTAAGGAGGACCCCACCGTCAGGGTTGAGATCAATGAGGAGACAGGCGAACACCTCATATCAGGTATGGGTGAACTGCACCTGGAGATCATAGCCTACAGGATAAATGAGAAGGGTGTTGAGATAGAAACCTCAGAGCCAATCGTTGTCTACAGGGAGACTGTCTCAGGCACCGCAGGTCCTGTTGAGGGTAAATCACCCAACAAGCACAACCGCTTCTACATAGAAATCGAACCCGTTGAAGAATCTGTTATGAAGGCCATACAGGAAGGTAAAATAAAGGAAGGCCGTGTTAAAGGTAAAGAGATGGCCAAGACCTTTATAGAGGCGGGTATGGATAAGGAGGAGGCCAGAAGGGTCTGGGATGTATATGAGAAAACCCTCTTCATCAACATGACCCGTGGTATCCAGTACCTTGACGAGATCAAGGAACTCCTCATGGACGGGTTTGAGAGCGCCATGGACAACGGTCCAATCGCAAAGGAAAAGGTCATGGGTGTTAAGATAAAGCTCATGGACGCCAAGATACACGAGGACGCTGTCCACAGGGGTCCGGCACAGGTGCTGCCCGCCATAAGGAAGGGTATCTTCGGTGCCATGATGTCTGCAGAGCCCACCATACTCGAGCCAATACAGAAGGTGTTCATCAACGTTCCTCAGGACTACATGGGAAGCGCGACACGTGAAATACAGAACAGGCGTGGACAGATCGTTAACATGACCCAGGAGGGTGACATGGTAACGGTGGAATCAACGGTGCCTGTTGCAGAGATGTTCGGATTCGCAGGCGACATCCGATCAGCCACAGAAGGAAGATGCCTATGGTCAACAGAGAACGCTGGATTTGAGAAACTGCCAAACGAACTCCAGCACACAATCATAAGAGAAGTGAGGACAAGGAAGGGTCTCAGCCCAGAGCCATACAAGGCAGATCACTACCTGGGTTAA
- the tuf gene encoding translation elongation factor EF-1 subunit alpha: MAKEKEHMNLAFIGHVDHGKTTLVGHLLLQAGAIAEQQLADGEDKFRFVMDRLSEERERGVTIDLAHAKFETDKYEFTIVDCPGHRDFVKNMITGASQADAAVLVVAVDDGVMPQTKEHVFLSRTLGINQLIVAINKMDLVNYDEEKFNALKDEVSALIKTVGYKPSEVEFIPLSAFEGDNITSKSENTPWYKGKTLVEALDDLEAPEKPVDLPLRIPIQDVYSITGVGTVPVGRVETGVLKKGENVIFEPAGVSGEVKSIEMHHEMIDQAEPGDNIGFNVRGVGKNDIRRGDVAGHLDNPPKVAKEFTAQIVVLQHPGVITVGYTPVFHCHTAQVACTFLELVQKMNPATGQVEEENPDFLKTGNAAVVKVKPTKPLVIEKIKDIPHMGRFAIRDMGQTVAAGMCIDLVPAK; encoded by the coding sequence ATGGCTAAAGAAAAAGAACACATGAACCTGGCGTTTATTGGACACGTAGACCACGGTAAAACCACATTAGTGGGACACCTGCTCCTGCAGGCCGGAGCAATCGCCGAACAGCAGTTAGCTGACGGTGAAGACAAGTTCAGGTTTGTTATGGACAGGCTCTCCGAGGAAAGGGAAAGGGGAGTTACAATCGACCTTGCACACGCCAAGTTTGAAACAGACAAGTACGAGTTCACAATTGTGGACTGCCCAGGACACCGTGACTTCGTTAAGAACATGATAACAGGTGCATCCCAGGCAGACGCAGCAGTACTGGTTGTTGCAGTTGATGACGGTGTAATGCCACAGACAAAGGAACACGTCTTCCTCTCAAGGACCCTCGGTATAAACCAGCTCATAGTCGCCATCAACAAGATGGACCTTGTTAACTACGATGAAGAAAAATTCAACGCACTCAAGGATGAAGTCTCAGCACTCATCAAGACAGTGGGTTACAAGCCAAGTGAAGTTGAATTCATACCACTCTCAGCCTTCGAAGGAGACAACATAACAAGCAAGAGTGAAAACACCCCATGGTACAAGGGCAAAACACTCGTTGAAGCACTTGACGACCTTGAAGCACCTGAAAAACCAGTGGACCTCCCACTGAGGATCCCGATCCAGGACGTGTACTCCATCACAGGTGTGGGTACTGTTCCTGTGGGACGTGTTGAAACAGGTGTCCTCAAGAAGGGTGAAAACGTTATATTCGAGCCTGCAGGTGTCAGTGGAGAAGTTAAATCCATTGAAATGCACCACGAGATGATCGACCAGGCCGAACCCGGTGACAACATAGGTTTCAACGTCAGGGGTGTAGGTAAAAACGACATAAGAAGGGGAGACGTTGCAGGACACCTCGACAACCCACCAAAGGTTGCCAAGGAGTTCACAGCACAGATAGTCGTCCTCCAGCATCCAGGTGTTATAACCGTGGGTTACACACCTGTATTCCACTGCCACACAGCACAGGTTGCATGTACCTTCCTTGAACTGGTGCAGAAGATGAACCCTGCAACCGGTCAGGTGGAAGAGGAAAACCCTGACTTCCTCAAAACAGGTAACGCTGCTGTCGTGAAGGTCAAACCAACCAAGCCACTTGTAATCGAAAAGATAAAGGACATCCCACACATGGGAAGGTTCGCCATAAGGGACATGGGCCAGACAGTGGCTGCTGGAATGTGTATAGACCTTGTGCCAGCAAAATAA
- the rpsJ gene encoding 30S ribosomal protein S10, with protein sequence MHKARIKLTGTDPEKLAYVCDQLRKIAERTGVDMSGPIPLPTKRLVVPTRKSPDGEGTATWEKWEMRIHKRLVGIEADERAMRQVMKVNVPDNVSIEIELKS encoded by the coding sequence ATGCACAAAGCAAGGATTAAACTCACAGGGACAGACCCTGAAAAACTGGCATACGTCTGCGACCAGCTGAGGAAGATCGCTGAGAGGACAGGCGTTGACATGTCAGGCCCGATACCGCTCCCAACAAAGAGGCTTGTGGTCCCGACAAGGAAGTCACCTGATGGTGAGGGAACCGCAACATGGGAAAAATGGGAGATGAGGATCCACAAGAGGCTTGTGGGTATAGAGGCTGATGAGAGGGCCATGCGCCAGGTTATGAAGGTGAATGTGCCTGACAATGTCAGTATTGAAATTGAACTCAAAAGTTAA
- a CDS encoding TetR/AcrR family transcriptional regulator, with protein MSTNSRRERERKERRKEIIKAAEKVFFAKGYDRVTMDEIAREAEVNKALLYYYFKNKEALFFAVNLYGVRILHDMYRDCLRLDTDGYGKVRAMTKALYDFSKEHPDYFRIYCYSGTERFELSESPDAREIVDLRTGMWRIMVEAIMEGMQDGSIRSDLDPVALSIYIHTLTINALNLDLPSKMVLKARNIPMDRFWDDLELFLEAALRPGSREKV; from the coding sequence ATGTCCACCAATTCCAGGAGAGAACGTGAAAGAAAAGAAAGGCGAAAGGAAATCATAAAGGCTGCAGAGAAGGTCTTCTTTGCAAAGGGATACGACAGGGTTACCATGGACGAGATAGCCAGGGAGGCAGAAGTCAACAAGGCCCTCCTCTACTACTACTTTAAAAACAAGGAGGCCCTCTTCTTTGCAGTGAACCTCTACGGTGTCAGGATACTCCACGACATGTACAGGGACTGTTTAAGGCTCGACACCGACGGATACGGTAAGGTCAGGGCCATGACCAAGGCACTCTACGACTTCTCAAAGGAACACCCTGACTACTTCCGAATCTACTGTTACAGCGGTACAGAAAGGTTTGAGCTCAGTGAAAGCCCCGATGCAAGGGAGATCGTGGACCTCAGGACAGGGATGTGGAGGATCATGGTGGAGGCCATAATGGAGGGAATGCAGGATGGGAGCATCCGCAGTGACCTGGACCCTGTGGCGCTATCAATATACATCCATACACTGACCATAAATGCACTTAACCTTGACCTCCCATCAAAGATGGTGCTTAAGGCCAGGAACATCCCCATGGACAGGTTCTGGGATGACCTTGAACTCTTTCTTGAAGCAGCACTCAGACCCGGGAGCAGGGAAAAGGTATAG